CGTCCGTGTTCGCGGTGCTGGTGGTTCCGTCGCCCCAGGCGATGGTGACCGGCACCGAGCCGGAGTTCCCGCCCACCGAGGCGGTCAGCGAAATGCCGCGCCCGCTGTTGGGAATGGCCATGAAGCCCACGATGAGATTGGACTCCGCCCGGGGGCTGACTTCACCCTTGGCGGCGCGAGCCTTGATCGCCTTCTCGCCGGGGCTGACGAAGGTCTGGAAACCCGAGGACTTGATGTCCTCCAGGGTCTTGGAATTCACCGGCTTGGAAACAGCCTTGGCCGGAGCGGGCTCGGCAGCCTGGGCAGAAGCCGGGATGAGCGTGAGACCGGCCGCGAACAGTGCAGCGGTCGCGATGAAACGACGGTGGGACACCCGTGCTCCAGTGATTGTATGAAGAGACGGCAAAGGCCGTGATCGCTGAGCATACATAGCACCGGGGACACTCAAAGCGCCTCCCCCACATGGCTGTTCGTGTCATGCCTTTATTGCTGATTTGTCCGTATTGAAGCCCGCGCAGTGACTCCCGGACCTCTGCATGCCGTCCAAGGAGCGAAACTCCGCACCCCCGCCCCCACCCCACTGCCAGGATCACCGCCATGACCCACGACCTGCGCATCTGCTTCGTCGGCGACTCCTACGTGGCCGGCGTCGGCGACCCCCGGTTCCTCGGCTGGGCCGGCCGGCTGGCCGCCCGCACCATCGCCGCCGGACAGCCTCTCACCGGCTACAACCTCGGTGTCCGGCGCCAGACTTCGAGCGATGTGCTGAACCGCTTCGAGGACGAGTGCGGCCAACGGCTGGCCCCCGCCACCGACCCCCGGGTGGTGCTCTCCGTCGGCGTCAACGACGCCACCCTCGAGAACGGCCGTCCCCGGGTCGCCCCTGACGAGTCGTCGGCCAACCTGACCCGTCTGCTCGACCGGGCCACCGCCAACGACTGGTCCGTCCTGGTGGTCGCCCCGCCCCCGGTCGCCGACCCCGGTCACCAGGCCCGTACCGCCGGGCTGGACCGGGAGTTCGCCCGGATCTGCCGCACCGCGGGCATCCCCTACGTCCCCGTCCACCAGCCCCTCGCCGCCAACCCCGTCTGGATCCACGAGGTCCGAACGGGCGATGGCGCCCACCCCGCCGAAGCGGGATATGACGCCATTGCCGACCTGATCGCCCCGCACTGGGACACCTGGCTCAGGGCTGTTCCGACTACTTCGGGTCGCGGTTGAAGACCGCCTTCGACCAGCGGTAGCCGAGCACGGAGAGCGCCAGGCACCAGGCGACCGCGAGCCACC
This genomic interval from Kitasatospora gansuensis contains the following:
- a CDS encoding GDSL-type esterase/lipase family protein, yielding MTHDLRICFVGDSYVAGVGDPRFLGWAGRLAARTIAAGQPLTGYNLGVRRQTSSDVLNRFEDECGQRLAPATDPRVVLSVGVNDATLENGRPRVAPDESSANLTRLLDRATANDWSVLVVAPPPVADPGHQARTAGLDREFARICRTAGIPYVPVHQPLAANPVWIHEVRTGDGAHPAEAGYDAIADLIAPHWDTWLRAVPTTSGRG